Proteins encoded in a region of the Paenibacillus sp. W2I17 genome:
- the queE gene encoding 7-carboxy-7-deazaguanine synthase QueE has translation MSSVTQQVNETGSRKEARIPVMEIFGPTVQGEGMVIGQKTMFVRTAGCDYRCSWCDSAFTWDGSGKDQIRMITPEDVWEELRRVGGTRFSHVTISGGNPALLASLGGLVALLRENGIRTAVETQGSRWQPWLADIDEVTVSPKPPSSGMDTDWAVLDDLIERLAAGPVERSHSLKIVIFDETDLDYARRVHARYPGTDLFLQTGNPDVTSTDTPDLASSLLARYEWLIDQVSASDDLNDVRVLPQLHTLVWGNKRGV, from the coding sequence ATGAGTAGTGTGACACAGCAGGTGAATGAGACGGGATCTCGCAAAGAGGCTCGTATTCCCGTGATGGAGATTTTTGGTCCGACGGTTCAAGGCGAAGGCATGGTCATCGGGCAAAAAACGATGTTTGTTCGCACCGCGGGCTGCGATTATCGCTGCTCTTGGTGCGACTCGGCCTTTACTTGGGACGGCAGTGGCAAGGACCAGATTCGGATGATTACGCCAGAGGACGTATGGGAAGAATTGCGCCGCGTTGGCGGCACCCGTTTCTCCCATGTCACCATCTCTGGCGGTAATCCCGCCCTGCTCGCTTCGCTGGGCGGGTTGGTTGCCCTGCTGCGGGAGAACGGCATCCGCACCGCGGTGGAGACGCAGGGCTCCCGCTGGCAGCCTTGGCTGGCGGACATTGACGAAGTCACTGTCTCGCCCAAGCCGCCGAGCTCCGGCATGGACACCGATTGGGCCGTGCTGGATGATCTGATCGAACGGTTGGCCGCTGGTCCGGTGGAACGAAGTCACAGTCTGAAGATCGTGATCTTCGATGAGACAGACCTGGACTACGCCCGCCGTGTGCATGCACGGTATCCGGGCACGGATTTATTTTTACAAACCGGGAACCCGGATGTGACTTCCACTGATACGCCAGATCTGGCGTCCTCGCTGCTTGCTCGTTATGAGTGGCTGATTGACCAAGTCAGTGCCTCCGATGACCTGAATGATGTTCGTGTGCTTCCACAGCTTCATACGTTGGTATGGGGCAACAAACGCGGCGTTTGA
- the queF gene encoding preQ(1) synthase, with amino-acid sequence MRQPDEMQDVTLLGNQNVKYTFEYDPGILESFDNKHPYRDYFVKFNCPEFTSLCPITGQPDFATIYISYIPDVKMVESKSLKLYLFSFRNHGDFHEDCVNIIMNDLIKLMDPRYIEVWGKFTPRGGISIDPYTNYGKPGTKYEQMADHRMMNHDMYPETIDNR; translated from the coding sequence ATGAGACAACCTGATGAGATGCAAGATGTGACGTTGCTGGGTAACCAGAACGTAAAATATACGTTTGAATATGATCCGGGCATTCTGGAGAGCTTTGATAACAAACATCCGTACCGCGATTATTTTGTGAAATTCAACTGCCCGGAGTTCACCAGCCTGTGCCCGATTACGGGTCAGCCGGATTTTGCAACGATTTATATCAGCTACATTCCCGATGTGAAAATGGTCGAGAGTAAATCACTCAAGCTGTACCTGTTCAGCTTTCGTAACCATGGTGATTTCCACGAGGACTGTGTGAACATCATCATGAACGACCTGATTAAGCTGATGGACCCCCGCTACATCGAAGTATGGGGTAAATTCACACCACGCGGGGGTATTTCCATTGACCCTTATACGAACTACGGTAAGCCGGGAACAAAGTACGAGCAGATGGCTGACCACCGCATGATGAATCATGATATGTATCCGGAGACGATTGATAATCGTTAA